CGCGCGACCCGAGCGGCGAGGCGTTCGATCGCCGGGAGGTGCGCCTCGGCCATCACGTCGTTGAACTCGGACACGTCCCGGACGCGCGCGGCGTCGTCGAGGGGGAGCCGCTCCGCGAGCGCGTCGGGGAGCAGGCCCGCATCCTCGGCGGCGGCGTTGACGACGAACCGCGTCCCGGAGTCGGTCGTCACGCGGTCACAGAGGAAGGTGCGGTCGGTATCGCTGAGCATCCCGGTCCGCCCCGGTGTCGGCCGCCAGAGCCGGTGGACGGGGTTGATCGACTCGGGCGCGACCGCCGAGGGCGATGGCGACGCGTCCCCGACCGTCGCGGGCGCTCGGGTGCTCGCTGCCGCCAGCTTCCGCGCGTCCTTCCCGTAGAGGCGGCCCGAGTCGGTCGCGATCCGGTAGTCGTCGTGATCGAACCAGAAGTCGTTGCCCGCGCGGGGCTTGACGCTGACCGCGTCGCCCGCGCGCTCGGCGAGGTGCGCGACCAGTCCCGTCGAGAAGGTGGTCTTCCCGGCGTCGACGCGCGCGCCGCCGGCGACGAGGTAGGTCGGCGGGTCGGACGGCTCCCCGCTCACGCGGACTCGTCGGCGTCGGCTTCCTCGGCCTCGGCCTCCTCGGCTTCGCCGGCCTCGGCCTCCTCGGCTTCGCTCTCCGGCGTCGCCTCGGGCGCGAGCCCGTAGTATCCCGGGCCGTCCTCATGGAGCGGCTCGGCGATCACCATGTCCTCGGCGTGGACCATCACCCACGGGACCGCCCAGTCGACCAGCACGGCCTCGGTGTCGGGGTCGACCTCGGCGTCCGGCTCCAACCCCTGAAGCAGGCGACCGATCTCGGGGACGGTGTACATCTGGTCCGGTTCGAACAGCTCCGCCGGTTCGTAGAAGTCGCACGGGTACGTGGCGTCGAACGCCGACTTCGGTTCGGGCATGCGCGGGGGTACGCGACCGCGTCCGTAAACGCTGCCGATAGCGACTCGATCCAATTCGGTGGCGCGTGCCTGCGAGCGCCCGAAGGGCGCGAGACAGCACGCGCGAGGGACGCGGCGACCGAAGCGAAGCGAAGGGAGCCGCGAGGCTGGGGAGGTGTGAGGCGCGGTTGCTGTGCCGGGCGGGACTCGAAGGGGCAGCCGGGAGGCGGGCACAGGCGAAGCAAGCAGCGTGGCGCGATGCGCCACGGGCAGTCGGCGGCTCCGCCGCCGGCGACACCGCAGGAGCGAGCAACGCGAGCGACGAGGAGCACAGCGAGCGTCTGCCCGCCTCCCGGCTGGGGCTTTGGCGGTCTCGGTCACGATGTCGGATTTGTCGCAGCGAGCGACTGGGAGCTCGGGAGGCTCTGTGTCGGTCAACGACTCGCACGCAGTACCGCATACTCAAAGCTCACACAGTACTCACTACCCGGTCGACACGTCACGAAAAAATGCGGATCTCGACGCGCGTAACGCGTCCTCTCGAACGCGCTTACTCGAACAGCTCGACGGCCTGCTCGTAGCGGTCCGACGGCTCCTCCCAGTCGACGACCTCGAAGAAGTTGTCGACGAAC
This genomic stretch from Halorubrum hochsteinianum harbors:
- a CDS encoding DUF5827 family protein — protein: MPEPKSAFDATYPCDFYEPAELFEPDQMYTVPEIGRLLQGLEPDAEVDPDTEAVLVDWAVPWVMVHAEDMVIAEPLHEDGPGYYGLAPEATPESEAEEAEAGEAEEAEAEEADADESA